One segment of Anguilla anguilla isolate fAngAng1 chromosome 1, fAngAng1.pri, whole genome shotgun sequence DNA contains the following:
- the LOC118237107 gene encoding TGF-beta-activated kinase 1 and MAP3K7-binding protein 2-like isoform X4, which produces MAHGGQQGDIQVLQDLQRKSLEVPKGVVQCLLQNNSSDACSKCLSQTSSDFLRGEASLNLSDKSGLSKLQNHMSRLHLGLRTQNVYVPPLRDGPRINGSKTLSHSLSDCAIQTKQLNSKLLQQQSSQPPPLQMPTDLSVFELMDATPSTQPSGLDQLGGKGHLVGPHQAPRFSPITVTLAPNVQTSRKMPTSLRIHGGPQPSKNSPSNSIYIRPYVSQSGMGQPLLQQASRSKCSWVSQQEEQQRVSYPFTSSCSWMLSSAHSTSHTLLPQSQGHQMLHVYMPVSSPINLQTPSLLQGPPVAQPASSASSTSSSSSSSSSQQCNVQNIFTGPRKNQIEIKLEQPQRNNSAAAILWSGSSPSCTVSSCPSTASIIGTTTSFHCITSTPLSAGGPGLSHSQPMVYISASTTAATPNEAVVTTASGSQPPFYISTNTSGGEASRCRNSPTVYISANPPLHGSPLGFRNIPAPVSMGPAYIHHHRPSSRASAGIGGGTVPSPHFVVSHPNTKYTFKITVSPNKPPAALPGVAPLALEHANLYSLPSNLCVEPEPHHLSDPLSTCREKPNEVRRLSVGSDDLAYSQALCLHQKARMERLVRKLEVQRHEVEKLKEEVYDLESNLVQRRLQRSSSTSNTPFMEEMQQLRCRNRMLQIDIDCLTKATDLLQTKVASPCRL; this is translated from the exons ATGGCCCACGGTGGCCAACAGGGCGATATTCAGGTTTTGCAGGACCTGCAACGGAAATCACTGGAAGTGCCAAAGGGTGTTGTGCAGTGCTTACTGCAG aACAACAGTTCTGATGCCTGTTCAAAGTGCCTGTCCCAGACTAGTTCTGACTTCCTCCGTGGCGAAGCAAGCCTCAACCTCTCAGACAAGTCCGGCCTCTCAAAATTGCAAAACCACATGTCTCGGCTGCACCTGGGCCTCCGGACTCAGAATGTGTATGTGCCCCCATTGCGGGACGGCCCAAGGATAAATGGCAGTAAGACCCTGTCCCACAGCTTGAGTGATTGTGCCATCCAGACTAAACAGCTAAACAGTAAGCTCCTCCAGCAGCAGTCCTCCCAGCCACCCCCCCTGCAGATGCCCACAGACCTCAGCGTTTTCGAGTTGATGGATGCTACGCCAAGCACGCAGCCATCTGGGCTGGACCAGCTTGGTGGGAAAGGACACCTGGTGGGCCCCCATCAAGCACCCCGATTCAGTCCCATTACAGTCACCCTGGCCCCCAATGTTCAGACCAGTCGCAAAATGCCCACCTCTTTACGGATACATGGTGGGCCCCAGCCTAGTAAGAATAGTCCAAGTAATTCCATTTACATCAGGCCTTATGTCAGTCAGTCTGGAATGGGTCAGCCCTTATTGCAGCAGGCCAGCAGGTCCAAGTGCAGCTGGGTTTCCcaacaggaagagcagcagcgGGTGTCTTACCCtttcacctcctcctgctcctggatGCTGTCCTCAGCCCACAGCACCTCACATACCTTGCTGCCTCAGTCACAGGGTCACCAGATGCTGCACGTCTACATGCCAGTAAGCTCACCCATCAACCTTCAGACGCCATCCCTCCTCCAGGGTCCTCCCGTAGCCCAGCCAGCCTCAAGtgcctcctccacctcttcttcctcctcctcctcttcttcccaACAGTGCAATGTCCAGAACATTTTCACCGGGCCACGGAAAAACCAAATCGAAATAAAACTCGAGCAGCCCCAGCGGAATAACTCTGCTGCTGCCATACTGTGGTCAGGTAGTAGCCCGTCTTGCACTGTCTCCTCCTGCCCCTCTACTGCTTCCATTATTGGGACCACAACCTCTTTTCATTGCATTACCTCTACTCCCCTATCTGCTGGTGGCCCAGGCCTAAGCCACAGTCAGCCAATGGTTTACATTTCTGCCAGCACAACCGCTGCCACCCCCAATGAGGCAGTCGTCACAACCGCCTCCGGCTCCCAGCCCCCCTTCTACATTTCCACCAATACCTCGGGGGGCGAGGCCAGTAGATGCCGGAACTCACCAACTGTCTACATCTCAGCCAATCCTCCTCTGCATGGGAGCCCATTAGGCTTCCGAAATATTCCGGCGCCGGTCAGCATGGGCCCAGCCTACATCCACCACCACCGGCCCAGCTCCCGGGCCTCTGCGGGCATAGGAGGGGGCACTGTTCCCTCTCCCCATTTTGTGGTCAGCCATCCCAACACCAAGTACACTTTCAAAATCACTGTGTCCCCAAACAAGCCTCCGGCTGCGCTTCCTGGGGTGGCCCCCCTCGCCCTTGAACATGCCAATCTTTACAGCTTGCCCTCAAACCTCTGTGTTGAGCCAGAGCCACATCATCTCTCAGATCCACTGTCCACATGCAGGGAGAAACCCAATGAGGTACGACGACTTAGTGTGGGCTCTGATGACCTGGCCTACAGTCAAG CTCTGTGTCTGCACCAGAAGGCCCGTATGGAAAGACTGGTGCGGAAGCTGGAGGTACAGAGGCACGAGGtggagaagctgaaggaggaggtCTATGATTTGGAGAGCAACCTTGTGCAGAGACGGCTCCAGAGATCCAGTTCCACCTCCAACACCCCCTTC ATGGAGGAGATGCAGCAGTTGCGTTGCAGAAACAGAATGCTCCAGATCGACATTGACTGCCTAACCAAAGCAACTGACCTCCTTCAGACTAAAG TAGCTTCACCATGTCGTCTATGA
- the LOC118237107 gene encoding TGF-beta-activated kinase 1 and MAP3K7-binding protein 2-like isoform X3 has protein sequence MAHGGQQGDIQVLQDLQRKSLEVPKGVVQCLLQNNSSDACSKCLSQTSSDFLRGEASLNLSDKSGLSKLQNHMSRLHLGLRTQNVYVPPLRDGPRINGSKTLSHSLSDCAIQTKQLNSKLLQQQSSQPPPLQMPTDLSVFELMDATPSTQPSGLDQLGGKGHLVGPHQAPRFSPITVTLAPNVQTSRKMPTSLRIHGGPQPSKNSPSNSIYIRPYVSQSGMGQPLLQQASRSKCSWVSQQEEQQRVSYPFTSSCSWMLSSAHSTSHTLLPQSQGHQMLHVYMPVSSPINLQTPSLLQGPPVAQPASSASSTSSSSSSSSSQQCNVQNIFTGPRKNQIEIKLEQPQRNNSAAAILWSGSSPSCTVSSCPSTASIIGTTTSFHCITSTPLSAGGPGLSHSQPMVYISASTTAATPNEAVVTTASGSQPPFYISTNTSGGEASRCRNSPTVYISANPPLHGSPLGFRNIPAPVSMGPAYIHHHRPSSRASAGIGGGTVPSPHFVVSHPNTKYTFKITVSPNKPPAALPGVAPLALEHANLYSLPSNLCVEPEPHHLSDPLSTCREKPNEVRRLSVGSDDLAYSQALCLHQKARMERLVRKLEVQRHEVEKLKEEVYDLESNLVQRRLQRSSSTSNTPFMEEMQQLRCRNRMLQIDIDCLTKATDLLQTKAWQDFALARLMS, from the exons ATGGCCCACGGTGGCCAACAGGGCGATATTCAGGTTTTGCAGGACCTGCAACGGAAATCACTGGAAGTGCCAAAGGGTGTTGTGCAGTGCTTACTGCAG aACAACAGTTCTGATGCCTGTTCAAAGTGCCTGTCCCAGACTAGTTCTGACTTCCTCCGTGGCGAAGCAAGCCTCAACCTCTCAGACAAGTCCGGCCTCTCAAAATTGCAAAACCACATGTCTCGGCTGCACCTGGGCCTCCGGACTCAGAATGTGTATGTGCCCCCATTGCGGGACGGCCCAAGGATAAATGGCAGTAAGACCCTGTCCCACAGCTTGAGTGATTGTGCCATCCAGACTAAACAGCTAAACAGTAAGCTCCTCCAGCAGCAGTCCTCCCAGCCACCCCCCCTGCAGATGCCCACAGACCTCAGCGTTTTCGAGTTGATGGATGCTACGCCAAGCACGCAGCCATCTGGGCTGGACCAGCTTGGTGGGAAAGGACACCTGGTGGGCCCCCATCAAGCACCCCGATTCAGTCCCATTACAGTCACCCTGGCCCCCAATGTTCAGACCAGTCGCAAAATGCCCACCTCTTTACGGATACATGGTGGGCCCCAGCCTAGTAAGAATAGTCCAAGTAATTCCATTTACATCAGGCCTTATGTCAGTCAGTCTGGAATGGGTCAGCCCTTATTGCAGCAGGCCAGCAGGTCCAAGTGCAGCTGGGTTTCCcaacaggaagagcagcagcgGGTGTCTTACCCtttcacctcctcctgctcctggatGCTGTCCTCAGCCCACAGCACCTCACATACCTTGCTGCCTCAGTCACAGGGTCACCAGATGCTGCACGTCTACATGCCAGTAAGCTCACCCATCAACCTTCAGACGCCATCCCTCCTCCAGGGTCCTCCCGTAGCCCAGCCAGCCTCAAGtgcctcctccacctcttcttcctcctcctcctcttcttcccaACAGTGCAATGTCCAGAACATTTTCACCGGGCCACGGAAAAACCAAATCGAAATAAAACTCGAGCAGCCCCAGCGGAATAACTCTGCTGCTGCCATACTGTGGTCAGGTAGTAGCCCGTCTTGCACTGTCTCCTCCTGCCCCTCTACTGCTTCCATTATTGGGACCACAACCTCTTTTCATTGCATTACCTCTACTCCCCTATCTGCTGGTGGCCCAGGCCTAAGCCACAGTCAGCCAATGGTTTACATTTCTGCCAGCACAACCGCTGCCACCCCCAATGAGGCAGTCGTCACAACCGCCTCCGGCTCCCAGCCCCCCTTCTACATTTCCACCAATACCTCGGGGGGCGAGGCCAGTAGATGCCGGAACTCACCAACTGTCTACATCTCAGCCAATCCTCCTCTGCATGGGAGCCCATTAGGCTTCCGAAATATTCCGGCGCCGGTCAGCATGGGCCCAGCCTACATCCACCACCACCGGCCCAGCTCCCGGGCCTCTGCGGGCATAGGAGGGGGCACTGTTCCCTCTCCCCATTTTGTGGTCAGCCATCCCAACACCAAGTACACTTTCAAAATCACTGTGTCCCCAAACAAGCCTCCGGCTGCGCTTCCTGGGGTGGCCCCCCTCGCCCTTGAACATGCCAATCTTTACAGCTTGCCCTCAAACCTCTGTGTTGAGCCAGAGCCACATCATCTCTCAGATCCACTGTCCACATGCAGGGAGAAACCCAATGAGGTACGACGACTTAGTGTGGGCTCTGATGACCTGGCCTACAGTCAAG CTCTGTGTCTGCACCAGAAGGCCCGTATGGAAAGACTGGTGCGGAAGCTGGAGGTACAGAGGCACGAGGtggagaagctgaaggaggaggtCTATGATTTGGAGAGCAACCTTGTGCAGAGACGGCTCCAGAGATCCAGTTCCACCTCCAACACCCCCTTC ATGGAGGAGATGCAGCAGTTGCGTTGCAGAAACAGAATGCTCCAGATCGACATTGACTGCCTAACCAAAGCAACTGACCTCCTTCAGACTAAAG
- the LOC118237107 gene encoding TGF-beta-activated kinase 1 and MAP3K7-binding protein 2-like isoform X2: MFKSQPGPLSVEPACSPRGPPLGTLAPPHRREHNNSSDACSKCLSQTSSDFLRGEASLNLSDKSGLSKLQNHMSRLHLGLRTQNVYVPPLRDGPRINGSKTLSHSLSDCAIQTKQLNSKLLQQQSSQPPPLQMPTDLSVFELMDATPSTQPSGLDQLGGKGHLVGPHQAPRFSPITVTLAPNVQTSRKMPTSLRIHGGPQPSKNSPSNSIYIRPYVSQSGMGQPLLQQASRSKCSWVSQQEEQQRVSYPFTSSCSWMLSSAHSTSHTLLPQSQGHQMLHVYMPVSSPINLQTPSLLQGPPVAQPASSASSTSSSSSSSSSQQCNVQNIFTGPRKNQIEIKLEQPQRNNSAAAILWSGSSPSCTVSSCPSTASIIGTTTSFHCITSTPLSAGGPGLSHSQPMVYISASTTAATPNEAVVTTASGSQPPFYISTNTSGGEASRCRNSPTVYISANPPLHGSPLGFRNIPAPVSMGPAYIHHHRPSSRASAGIGGGTVPSPHFVVSHPNTKYTFKITVSPNKPPAALPGVAPLALEHANLYSLPSNLCVEPEPHHLSDPLSTCREKPNEVRRLSVGSDDLAYSQALCLHQKARMERLVRKLEVQRHEVEKLKEEVYDLESNLVQRRLQRSSSTSNTPFMEEMQQLRCRNRMLQIDIDCLTKATDLLQTKELTFKSPKTIKGIEEDEGTEWSCTACTFLNHPALLHCEQCEFPQHF, encoded by the exons atgttcaaatcccagcctgggccccTCAGTGTGGAGCCTGCATGCTCTCCGCGTGGGCCTCCCCTGGGTACCCTGGCTCCCCCCCACAGACgtgagcat aACAACAGTTCTGATGCCTGTTCAAAGTGCCTGTCCCAGACTAGTTCTGACTTCCTCCGTGGCGAAGCAAGCCTCAACCTCTCAGACAAGTCCGGCCTCTCAAAATTGCAAAACCACATGTCTCGGCTGCACCTGGGCCTCCGGACTCAGAATGTGTATGTGCCCCCATTGCGGGACGGCCCAAGGATAAATGGCAGTAAGACCCTGTCCCACAGCTTGAGTGATTGTGCCATCCAGACTAAACAGCTAAACAGTAAGCTCCTCCAGCAGCAGTCCTCCCAGCCACCCCCCCTGCAGATGCCCACAGACCTCAGCGTTTTCGAGTTGATGGATGCTACGCCAAGCACGCAGCCATCTGGGCTGGACCAGCTTGGTGGGAAAGGACACCTGGTGGGCCCCCATCAAGCACCCCGATTCAGTCCCATTACAGTCACCCTGGCCCCCAATGTTCAGACCAGTCGCAAAATGCCCACCTCTTTACGGATACATGGTGGGCCCCAGCCTAGTAAGAATAGTCCAAGTAATTCCATTTACATCAGGCCTTATGTCAGTCAGTCTGGAATGGGTCAGCCCTTATTGCAGCAGGCCAGCAGGTCCAAGTGCAGCTGGGTTTCCcaacaggaagagcagcagcgGGTGTCTTACCCtttcacctcctcctgctcctggatGCTGTCCTCAGCCCACAGCACCTCACATACCTTGCTGCCTCAGTCACAGGGTCACCAGATGCTGCACGTCTACATGCCAGTAAGCTCACCCATCAACCTTCAGACGCCATCCCTCCTCCAGGGTCCTCCCGTAGCCCAGCCAGCCTCAAGtgcctcctccacctcttcttcctcctcctcctcttcttcccaACAGTGCAATGTCCAGAACATTTTCACCGGGCCACGGAAAAACCAAATCGAAATAAAACTCGAGCAGCCCCAGCGGAATAACTCTGCTGCTGCCATACTGTGGTCAGGTAGTAGCCCGTCTTGCACTGTCTCCTCCTGCCCCTCTACTGCTTCCATTATTGGGACCACAACCTCTTTTCATTGCATTACCTCTACTCCCCTATCTGCTGGTGGCCCAGGCCTAAGCCACAGTCAGCCAATGGTTTACATTTCTGCCAGCACAACCGCTGCCACCCCCAATGAGGCAGTCGTCACAACCGCCTCCGGCTCCCAGCCCCCCTTCTACATTTCCACCAATACCTCGGGGGGCGAGGCCAGTAGATGCCGGAACTCACCAACTGTCTACATCTCAGCCAATCCTCCTCTGCATGGGAGCCCATTAGGCTTCCGAAATATTCCGGCGCCGGTCAGCATGGGCCCAGCCTACATCCACCACCACCGGCCCAGCTCCCGGGCCTCTGCGGGCATAGGAGGGGGCACTGTTCCCTCTCCCCATTTTGTGGTCAGCCATCCCAACACCAAGTACACTTTCAAAATCACTGTGTCCCCAAACAAGCCTCCGGCTGCGCTTCCTGGGGTGGCCCCCCTCGCCCTTGAACATGCCAATCTTTACAGCTTGCCCTCAAACCTCTGTGTTGAGCCAGAGCCACATCATCTCTCAGATCCACTGTCCACATGCAGGGAGAAACCCAATGAGGTACGACGACTTAGTGTGGGCTCTGATGACCTGGCCTACAGTCAAG CTCTGTGTCTGCACCAGAAGGCCCGTATGGAAAGACTGGTGCGGAAGCTGGAGGTACAGAGGCACGAGGtggagaagctgaaggaggaggtCTATGATTTGGAGAGCAACCTTGTGCAGAGACGGCTCCAGAGATCCAGTTCCACCTCCAACACCCCCTTC ATGGAGGAGATGCAGCAGTTGCGTTGCAGAAACAGAATGCTCCAGATCGACATTGACTGCCTAACCAAAGCAACTGACCTCCTTCAGACTAAAG
- the LOC118237107 gene encoding TGF-beta-activated kinase 1 and MAP3K7-binding protein 2-like isoform X1: MAHGGQQGDIQVLQDLQRKSLEVPKGVVQCLLQNNSSDACSKCLSQTSSDFLRGEASLNLSDKSGLSKLQNHMSRLHLGLRTQNVYVPPLRDGPRINGSKTLSHSLSDCAIQTKQLNSKLLQQQSSQPPPLQMPTDLSVFELMDATPSTQPSGLDQLGGKGHLVGPHQAPRFSPITVTLAPNVQTSRKMPTSLRIHGGPQPSKNSPSNSIYIRPYVSQSGMGQPLLQQASRSKCSWVSQQEEQQRVSYPFTSSCSWMLSSAHSTSHTLLPQSQGHQMLHVYMPVSSPINLQTPSLLQGPPVAQPASSASSTSSSSSSSSSQQCNVQNIFTGPRKNQIEIKLEQPQRNNSAAAILWSGSSPSCTVSSCPSTASIIGTTTSFHCITSTPLSAGGPGLSHSQPMVYISASTTAATPNEAVVTTASGSQPPFYISTNTSGGEASRCRNSPTVYISANPPLHGSPLGFRNIPAPVSMGPAYIHHHRPSSRASAGIGGGTVPSPHFVVSHPNTKYTFKITVSPNKPPAALPGVAPLALEHANLYSLPSNLCVEPEPHHLSDPLSTCREKPNEVRRLSVGSDDLAYSQALCLHQKARMERLVRKLEVQRHEVEKLKEEVYDLESNLVQRRLQRSSSTSNTPFMEEMQQLRCRNRMLQIDIDCLTKATDLLQTKELTFKSPKTIKGIEEDEGTEWSCTACTFLNHPALLHCEQCEFPQHF; encoded by the exons ATGGCCCACGGTGGCCAACAGGGCGATATTCAGGTTTTGCAGGACCTGCAACGGAAATCACTGGAAGTGCCAAAGGGTGTTGTGCAGTGCTTACTGCAG aACAACAGTTCTGATGCCTGTTCAAAGTGCCTGTCCCAGACTAGTTCTGACTTCCTCCGTGGCGAAGCAAGCCTCAACCTCTCAGACAAGTCCGGCCTCTCAAAATTGCAAAACCACATGTCTCGGCTGCACCTGGGCCTCCGGACTCAGAATGTGTATGTGCCCCCATTGCGGGACGGCCCAAGGATAAATGGCAGTAAGACCCTGTCCCACAGCTTGAGTGATTGTGCCATCCAGACTAAACAGCTAAACAGTAAGCTCCTCCAGCAGCAGTCCTCCCAGCCACCCCCCCTGCAGATGCCCACAGACCTCAGCGTTTTCGAGTTGATGGATGCTACGCCAAGCACGCAGCCATCTGGGCTGGACCAGCTTGGTGGGAAAGGACACCTGGTGGGCCCCCATCAAGCACCCCGATTCAGTCCCATTACAGTCACCCTGGCCCCCAATGTTCAGACCAGTCGCAAAATGCCCACCTCTTTACGGATACATGGTGGGCCCCAGCCTAGTAAGAATAGTCCAAGTAATTCCATTTACATCAGGCCTTATGTCAGTCAGTCTGGAATGGGTCAGCCCTTATTGCAGCAGGCCAGCAGGTCCAAGTGCAGCTGGGTTTCCcaacaggaagagcagcagcgGGTGTCTTACCCtttcacctcctcctgctcctggatGCTGTCCTCAGCCCACAGCACCTCACATACCTTGCTGCCTCAGTCACAGGGTCACCAGATGCTGCACGTCTACATGCCAGTAAGCTCACCCATCAACCTTCAGACGCCATCCCTCCTCCAGGGTCCTCCCGTAGCCCAGCCAGCCTCAAGtgcctcctccacctcttcttcctcctcctcctcttcttcccaACAGTGCAATGTCCAGAACATTTTCACCGGGCCACGGAAAAACCAAATCGAAATAAAACTCGAGCAGCCCCAGCGGAATAACTCTGCTGCTGCCATACTGTGGTCAGGTAGTAGCCCGTCTTGCACTGTCTCCTCCTGCCCCTCTACTGCTTCCATTATTGGGACCACAACCTCTTTTCATTGCATTACCTCTACTCCCCTATCTGCTGGTGGCCCAGGCCTAAGCCACAGTCAGCCAATGGTTTACATTTCTGCCAGCACAACCGCTGCCACCCCCAATGAGGCAGTCGTCACAACCGCCTCCGGCTCCCAGCCCCCCTTCTACATTTCCACCAATACCTCGGGGGGCGAGGCCAGTAGATGCCGGAACTCACCAACTGTCTACATCTCAGCCAATCCTCCTCTGCATGGGAGCCCATTAGGCTTCCGAAATATTCCGGCGCCGGTCAGCATGGGCCCAGCCTACATCCACCACCACCGGCCCAGCTCCCGGGCCTCTGCGGGCATAGGAGGGGGCACTGTTCCCTCTCCCCATTTTGTGGTCAGCCATCCCAACACCAAGTACACTTTCAAAATCACTGTGTCCCCAAACAAGCCTCCGGCTGCGCTTCCTGGGGTGGCCCCCCTCGCCCTTGAACATGCCAATCTTTACAGCTTGCCCTCAAACCTCTGTGTTGAGCCAGAGCCACATCATCTCTCAGATCCACTGTCCACATGCAGGGAGAAACCCAATGAGGTACGACGACTTAGTGTGGGCTCTGATGACCTGGCCTACAGTCAAG CTCTGTGTCTGCACCAGAAGGCCCGTATGGAAAGACTGGTGCGGAAGCTGGAGGTACAGAGGCACGAGGtggagaagctgaaggaggaggtCTATGATTTGGAGAGCAACCTTGTGCAGAGACGGCTCCAGAGATCCAGTTCCACCTCCAACACCCCCTTC ATGGAGGAGATGCAGCAGTTGCGTTGCAGAAACAGAATGCTCCAGATCGACATTGACTGCCTAACCAAAGCAACTGACCTCCTTCAGACTAAAG